One window of the Salvelinus fontinalis isolate EN_2023a chromosome 2, ASM2944872v1, whole genome shotgun sequence genome contains the following:
- the LOC129812885 gene encoding cyclin-G2-like gives MEAVKLMRELKTHFEQEIYYLPKETGLHLIESTRENASQGISAKCRDVKVEDLWSLTSFFGYSTQTFVLAVNLLDRFLAMMKVQPKHLACISISCLHIAAKSVEEECNVSSTNELIRISQCKFTVSDLTRMEKIISEKLNFQLEAITALTFLHLYHRITLSHTSDSKEALNLNTLEAHLKACLCRITFSKAKPSILALSLLTQEIEAMQSVDMLEIAHSVQRHLKITDTELLHWRGLVAKCMSDYSSPECSRPNNKKLVWIVSRRTAQNLHTSSCSVPELPTIPEDCWDESEDSCEDMSSGEESLSSSLGSDAEGPYFPLYLLCQSSHRNKCHQTKPL, from the exons ATGGAAGCCGTTAAACTTATGAGGGAGCTGAAAACCCATTTTGAACAGGAGATTTATTATCTTCCGAAAGAAACGGGACTCCACCTGATCGAATCAACCAGAGAG AATGCCAGCCAAGGAATCTCAGCTAAATGTAGGGACGTCAAAGTGGAAGACCTCTGGAGCCTGACCAGTTTCTTTGGGTACAGCACCCAGACGTTCGTTCTGGCAGTCAACCTGCTGGATAGATTTCTGGCCATGATGAAG GTCCAACCCAAACATTTAGCCTGCATTAGCATCAGCTGCCTCCACATCGCAGCCAAATCAGTCGAAGAAGAGTGCAACGTGTCTTCCACCAATGAACTTATTCGTATCAGCCAGTGCAAGTTTACAGTCTCGGACCTCACTCGCATGGAGAAGATAATTTCAGAGAAACTCAACTTCCAACTCGAAGCCATCACAGCCTTAACCTTTTTGCACCTATACCATAGaatcacactctcacacacctcAGACAG TAAGGAGGCCCTGAACCTGAACACACTAGAGGCCCACCTCAAAGCCTGTCTCTGCCGCATCACATTCTCCAAAGCTAAA CCGTCCATCTTGGCCCTGTCACTCCTCACTCAAGAGATTGAAGCCATGCAGTCTGTTGACATGCTAGAAATAGCACATAGTGTTCAGAGACATCTCAAG ATCACTGACACCGAGCTGCTACACTGGAGGGGGCTAGTGGCCAAGTGTATGTCCGACTACTCTTCCCCTGAATGTAGCAGACCCAACAATAAGAAGCTTGTCTGGATCGTGTCGAGAAGGACAGCTCAGAACCTTCACACCAGCTCCTGCAGCGTCCCTGAACTGCCAACCATTCCTGAGGACTGCTGGGACGAAAG CGAGGACTCGTGTGAAGACATGAGTTCTGGGGAGGAGAGCCTAAGCAGTTCCCTGGGTTCTGATGCAGAGGGTCCTTACTTCCCTCTTTACCTCCTCTGCCAAAGCAGCCACCGAAACAAATGCCACCAAACCAAACCCCTGTGA